GGCTTACCAATTGAATATGATCCCAAAGTTTTTTAGAAGCAACCGAAATTCCTCTCACAAATTCATTTTCAGGAGAAGAAGCTGTTTTCTTTACTGCTTTTTTCTTTTTAGCAGGAGCTTCTGTTTCTTCTTCCTCTTCTTCTTTTGGAGTTTGCAATGCATTAGTAATCACAAGCAAAACCTCGTCAGGATTGAAAGGTTTCGAAATATAATCGGCCGCACCATTTTTTATGGCTTTAACTGCAGTATTAACATCAGAGTAGCCTGTCATTAAAACAACAGGAATATGTGGGTATTCGTTTTTAAATTCAGACATCAAACCAATACCGTCAGAATCAGGCAGGCGAAGGTCAGTCAAAATCAAATCAAAAGATTCGTTTTTAACCGCAGTACGTGCTTCTGCAGCAGAGAAAGCAATCGTTACATCAAACATTTTTTTAATTAGAAATTTTTCTAATAATTTACAAAACGCGATGTCATCTTCTATCAATAATATCTTGGGCATTTGCTTTTAGGGAGTTTTTTGCTAAAATAAGACTATTAAAATTGGATTTTCACAAAATTATGCAAAAAAAAAGAGATTGCACGACGCAATCTCTTTTTCACCAAAAACATAAATCTAAATTCACCTAATTATATCTTCAACCAGTTACCATTGACATCTGAGTAAACAGTAGCCTTTTGGTCTCCAACTGATATTTCTAGTTTGTACTCTTTTTTATCATTTACAAATGCTTTATCCAGTTTTGCTCCCGGATAAGCTGTCTGCAAAGCTGTTTTTACAGCTGCAGGCACAGCATCTACAGCAACTTCTGTGTATTCTGACTGAATAACTACAGTCGTTTTAGCATCTTCTGAAACAGGCAATACATTGGCATGAATTGACATTGTTCCTAGAAGGATAACTGCTGATAAGATTAACTTTTTCATGATGCTGATTTTTTTAATTATTTTTTGATGATATTACCAGAAGCATCTGTAAAAATAGTGTACTTCTTGTCTCCGCTTGAAATTTCAAGTTTGTACTCGTTTTTCGCGTTTTTATAAGCTTTTTCAAGCTTAGTATTCGGGAAAGATTTTTCAATTGTTGACTTCACTGCTGCCGGAACGGCGTCTGCAGCTACTTCAGTATATTCATCTTGAATTAGTACGGATTGAGTGATCGAAATCGCTGGAAGAACTGTGGCATTAACCGATAAACTTCCTAAAACAATCGCTGCTGATAAAACTAACTTTTTCATAATATTTATGGTTTAAATTATTTTTTAAGAATGTTTCCAGAAGCGTCTGTATAAACGATCGATTTTTCACCACGAACGGTTATCTCAATTTTGTACTCCTTTTTGTCATTTACCCATGCTTTTTCAAGCACTACACCAGGATAAGCTTCGTCTAAGCCTTTCTTTACAGCTGCCGGAACTCCGTCTACTTCTTTATATCCATCCTGATCATTAACTGTCTGCACCATTGGGCTGGTTGCAGCAGCGGTTTCTGCGTGCATCGACAA
This portion of the Flavobacterium panacagri genome encodes:
- a CDS encoding PepSY-like domain-containing protein — protein: MKKLVLSAAIVLGSLSVNATVLPAISITQSVLIQDEYTEVAADAVPAAVKSTIEKSFPNTKLEKAYKNAKNEYKLEISSGDKKYTIFTDASGNIIKK